From Juglans regia cultivar Chandler chromosome 6, Walnut 2.0, whole genome shotgun sequence, the proteins below share one genomic window:
- the LOC118348605 gene encoding precursor of CEP11-like yields the protein MATSFKIIYTSAFLLAVVVFSSEIISMEGRQLRTQINKQYSCENHAISICDDNNEKSSEILSRRTYSGNNHKYYYFMRRDVLDHEADSEPAAGADQGRSGTVDNVEAGGADDFRPTEPGHSPGAGHSKGHRSADIPNP from the coding sequence ATGGCCACCAGCTTCAAGATCATTTACACTAGTGCTTTCCTTCTTGCAGTAGTAGTTTTCTCCAGTGAGATTATTTCCATGGAGGGAAGGCAGTTAAGGACACAAATAAACAAGCAGTACTCGTGTGAAAACCATGCAATATCCATTTGTGATGATAACAACGAAAAATCATCAGAGATATTGAGTCGAAGGACTTACAGCGGCAATAATCAcaagtactactacttcatGCGCCGTGACGTTTTAGACCATGAAGCAGATTCTGAACCTGCTGCAGGTGCTGATCAAGGCCGCTCTGGTACTGTTGACAATGTTGAAGCAGGCGGTGCTGATGATTTCCGACCCACTGAGCCAGGACACAGTCCCGGTGCTGGCCATTCGAAAGGGCATCGAAGCGCAGATATTCCAAACCCGTag